The genomic interval ATTTTGAATTGCATGAAGGACGATGGAATGACGCAAAATCTAATGCGGTTAATCCACTTGATTACTTTGTAACAGATCCTATAGCGCCTGTCTCAAATAATATAGAATATACTGTAAATAAAGGAGATACTTTATATCAAATTAGCAAGAGTTATAATACTACAGTTCAGGAACTTTCAGCTTACAATAATATAGCTAAAGATTATGTGATTAAACCGGGACAGAAGCTCAAAATACCATCAAAAAACAGTATATATTATGAAGTTAAAAAAGGAGATACAATTAGTAATATAGCAAAAGAATTCCATACAAGTGTAGAAAAAATCAAAGAATGGAATCAAATAAAGGATATCAATAAAATTTACCCTGGCCAAAAATTAAGAGTAGGCTAAGCTTTTTTATATGTTTCCCCTCTAACTCCAGTAGAATAAAGGATAGCAGCATGTACAAAGATAAAATCCTTAAACATACTTCTATCCTTTTATAGTATCTCTTGTATCCTTCTTTTTTATCTTTTACTAGATGAATGATTTGTTCTTTCTTATCCTTACTTAAACAGTTCATACAATTAGGGATTTCTTAATACATGAAAAAGGAGGTAATCAAATGATTACCTCCTTTTTCAGCCGCATTTGCCGCTTAAGATGTATGGAGTTTCAAAACCTGCTCCACCAGGTGGGTGTTCGCAAAAGCTCTCATCATATGTCCTAATGCCAAATGGGATTAGGCCTGCTGATCCTTCTTTAATATAGAACTCCCTAATTATCGATAAAGGTTGAAACTTCATACGATAACGTACAACGCAGCTTCTATGGTTTTATAATACATGAATTATCTTCGAAAAGCAAATGGTAAAATCAGTATATTACGATTACTTTCAGAACTTAAGCACGAGAAACGTAGCTTGCCTCAGTTGTATTAATAATTAAACGATCTCCTTGGTTAACAAAGAAAGGAACTTGAACAGTTAGTCCTGTTTCCATCACAGCAGGTTTTGTACCACCTGAAGCGGTATCACCTTTAATTCCAGGTTCTGTTTCAGCTACTTCTAATACAACTGTATTTGGAAGCTCTACACCTAGAGTCTCTGATTGATACATCATAATATGGACTTCCATATTTTCTTTCAAGAATTTTAATTCATATTCGATTACAGAAGCAGAAAGCTCAATTTGGTCATAAGATTCTACATCCATAAATACGTGTTGGTCACCGTTAGCATATAGATATTGCATTTTGCGATTATCAATTTGTGCTTTTGCAACTTTTTCTCCAGCTCTAAAAGTTTTTTCTTGAACAGCTCCAGTACGTAAATTCTTCAATTTAGAACGAACAAATGCTGCTCCTTTACCAGGCTTAACGTGTTGGAAATCAAGAACGCGCCAGATTCCGCCATCTACCTCTATTGTTAAACCTGTCTTAAAATCGTTTACTGAAATCATGCAGTAATCCTCCTATAAAATAATCAGTTCCTTAATTGAATGGGTTAAAGCTTCATTATGATCATTTGTTATTATTGTATCATCTTCAATACGCACTCCACCAAGTCCTGCAATATAAATACCCGGTTCCACTGTTACTACCATACCTGGTTCTAGAGGAGCATTATTTCGGAAAGATAAATTTGGTCCTTCATGAACTTCTAGCCCAATGCCATGACCTGTTGTATGTCCAAAATATTCTCCATACCCTTTTTCAGTTATGTAATCACGAGTCAGAGCATCTGCTTCGACACCAGTTATACCTGGTTTTATGCCTTCCATTCCCTTCAGCTGAGCCTTTAATACGATATCATAGATTTCTTTTAATTTCTCATCTGGGTTACCGATAGCAATAGTTCTCGTAATATCTGATACATATCCATTAAAATAAGCACCATAATCTAATGTAATAAAATCACCAGCTTCAATTACTTTATCGGTTGCAACACCATGCGGCAATGCAGATCTCTTTCCTGATGCAACAATTGTATCAAAGGAAGATGAAGTGGCGCCTAATTTTCTCATAAAAAACTCTAATTCATTCGAAACTTCCAATTCTGTTTTCCCAACCTTAATGAAATCAAGGATATGGGTGAAAGCAGCATCAGCAATCTTAGCAGCTTCCTTTAATATCTTAATCTCTTCATTAGTCTTAATCAAGCGTAACTTTTCAATTATACCTGAAACAGGCACTAATTCTCCATTTACTACTGTATCTAACTCCTTAAATTGAGTGAATGTTGTATAATCTTGTTCGAATGCTAATTTCTTTATTCCTAATTTCTCAGCTTGACTTGCAACCTCTTGAAGAATTGCCCCTTTATGTTGAACAACCTCAAATCCAACGCATTGCGTTCCAGCTTGCTCTACATAACGAAAATCTGTGATAAATAAAGCTTTTTCCCCACTGATTAATACAGCTCCTGCTGAACCTGTAAAATTACTAACATAACGTCTGTTATATGTGCTTGTTATTAAAATACCATCTGCCCCAACTTCTGTTAGTGCTTCTCTTATTCTTGTAAGTTTCTCCATTAAAATCCTCTCCCTTAGTTTATACACTTTCCTAGAGGCACCGTTCTTCTTAAAGTCTTAACAACTTCTAGTTAAGGTAAAAATCTGAATGATGAAAAAAGTACACTCATGAAATTATTTTAACATAAATATGTTTATAATTCAGTCAAAACAGCATGTAGATGAAGATTTTAGACACCCTAACTAGTTATCTAAAAGGATGCATGTTAAAAAAATTCAACTTACTTCTTTCATTAACTGGTTTGTAAAAGATGGTTTTTAATTTTTAAAAATTACTATTTAAAACTACTGAGCAGCCTAAATCCGCCTATATTTCATCGGGAAGTTTTCCATTGAAAACGATGTGTATTCAAGCTGCATGGCATCGTAAAAAAACTAATTAATGGTCTATTCTCCTTCATTACCTGTTAAATTAGTCGATGGCTTTTTCTCTTTCCATTTTTTCAATTGTATTTCACTTTCTTCATAGGAGATTGAACAGCCTACAAATACTCCGTAAAGGACATATAAACATACAGAAAAAATAATTGTATCTCTTTTAAGCTCTAAAAATGGTGCAATGCTCGGAAATATTGGATTTAAAATGATAAATACACAAATAAACAGCGCAATGCCAAATCCAATGCTAATATAAATAGTTTTAAACTTTCTTAAAATCAAATAGTAAGCAAATGCTGCCCCAGTTGAAAAAAATCCAATAGCAACGATACTTATTACCGTTCCAAGCCAACCATTTTTCCAGCTACCAATTGCCCAAGGCTCTAAAAGAACGTTAGGTCGTATTTCTGTAAAATTAAAAACATATCCTATGTACCCAATTATCGACCAAAATATCCCACCAAACATGCCTGTCCAAATTACTAAAGCGATAAAAGACATTGGTCTTTCTTTTCCATGCGATTGTTGTTCCTTATCCATAATATCCACCTCCAAATAGTAGTATGTCCCATTCCTTTTCGTTCCTTGCATCTTATTCTTTTAGAGTTTAAATGGATTAATTTATTAAGGAAGGGTGAAATGTCCCGCTAGTGGTTTTTAGAATTTTTTAGTAATATAGTAACTAGGGGATATACAACCATAAGTTCTTCTTCATTCATGGAAAAAAACAGTTGTTTTCACCTAAATTATCCTGAGGTTGGTGTTAT from Niallia sp. FSL W8-0635 carries:
- a CDS encoding M24 family metallopeptidase; this encodes MEKLTRIREALTEVGADGILITSTYNRRYVSNFTGSAGAVLISGEKALFITDFRYVEQAGTQCVGFEVVQHKGAILQEVASQAEKLGIKKLAFEQDYTTFTQFKELDTVVNGELVPVSGIIEKLRLIKTNEEIKILKEAAKIADAAFTHILDFIKVGKTELEVSNELEFFMRKLGATSSSFDTIVASGKRSALPHGVATDKVIEAGDFITLDYGAYFNGYVSDITRTIAIGNPDEKLKEIYDIVLKAQLKGMEGIKPGITGVEADALTRDYITEKGYGEYFGHTTGHGIGLEVHEGPNLSFRNNAPLEPGMVVTVEPGIYIAGLGGVRIEDDTIITNDHNEALTHSIKELIIL
- a CDS encoding YqhR family membrane protein; the encoded protein is MDKEQQSHGKERPMSFIALVIWTGMFGGIFWSIIGYIGYVFNFTEIRPNVLLEPWAIGSWKNGWLGTVISIVAIGFFSTGAAFAYYLILRKFKTIYISIGFGIALFICVFIILNPIFPSIAPFLELKRDTIIFSVCLYVLYGVFVGCSISYEESEIQLKKWKEKKPSTNLTGNEGE
- a CDS encoding LysM peptidoglycan-binding domain-containing protein, producing MFSKPTTVANITNKFNPSGNNKHFGVDYAQKGTNIITASADGTVTRSYYSTSYGECIMILHEINGQIYETVYAHLKSGSRKVKVGEYVKKGQAIGLMGNTGNSTGQHLHFELHEGRWNDAKSNAVNPLDYFVTDPIAPVSNNIEYTVNKGDTLYQISKSYNTTVQELSAYNNIAKDYVIKPGQKLKIPSKNSIYYEVKKGDTISNIAKEFHTSVEKIKEWNQIKDINKIYPGQKLRVG
- the efp gene encoding elongation factor P, whose translation is MISVNDFKTGLTIEVDGGIWRVLDFQHVKPGKGAAFVRSKLKNLRTGAVQEKTFRAGEKVAKAQIDNRKMQYLYANGDQHVFMDVESYDQIELSASVIEYELKFLKENMEVHIMMYQSETLGVELPNTVVLEVAETEPGIKGDTASGGTKPAVMETGLTVQVPFFVNQGDRLIINTTEASYVSRA